The Bradyrhizobium barranii subsp. barranii genome segment GATCGACGAAGCCGCGCGCTTCGTCGCCGAGCATGTCGATCTCGATGCGGTGCTGCGATCGGCAGCAAGCTGGTCGCCGCAACCGGCGGTAAACGGCATGAACGTGACGCCGCCCGGGCAGCGCATTGCGTTGGCCCGCGATGCCGCGTTCTCCTTCATCTATCCGCACATGCTGGAGGCCTGGCGCGCGGCCGGCGCCGAGATCTCGACATTCTCGCCGCTTGCCGATGAAGCGCCCGACGCGAGCGCCGACGTCTGCTGGCTGCCCGGCGGCTATCCCGAGCTGCACGCGGGGAAGATCGCGGCCAATGCCCGCTTTCGCAGTGGCTTGCGCGCGTTCGCTGACACACGGCCGGTGCACGGCGAATGCGGAGGCTATATGGTGCTGGGAACCGCTCTGACCGACGCCGACGGCATTCGCCATGAGATGACGGGCCTGCTCGGACTGGAGACGAGCTTTGCCAAGCGCCGCATGCATCTCGGCTATCGTCTCGCTGCGCTCGCCGCGCCGATGCCGGGCCATCAGGTCGGTGCGCGCCTGCGCGGTCATGAGTTCCACTATTCGACGATTATCGCGCAGCCCGATACGCCGCTGGCGGTCGTGCACGATGCAACAGGCGCGGTCATCGCCGAGACCGGCTCGCGGCGGGGACAAGCCACCGGCACGTTCTTCCATCTGATCGCGGAGGATCGGTGAGCGGTTTTGTCACTTTCATCTCGGCCGGCCCCGGCGACCCCGAGCTCCTCACGCTCAAAGGCGCCGCGCGGCTGCGCGATGCCGACGTCGTGCTCTATGACGACCTCGCCTCCGGCGCGATCCTCGATCTGGCCCGGCCCGGCGCCAATCTCGTCGCGGTCGGGAAGCGGGCAGGGCGGCCCTCGACCAAGCAGCACCACGTCAACCGCCTGCTGATCGACTACGCCGCGGCCGGCGTCCGTGTGGTGCGGCTGAAATCGGGCGATGCCGGTATCTTTGGCCGGCTCGAGGAGGAGCTGGAGGCGCTGCGCGAAGCCGGCATCGGCTACGAGATCATTCCCGGAATCACCTCGGCCTGTGTCGCCGCCGCGCAAGCCGGCATTCCCCTGACCCGGCGCCACACGTCGCGCCGGGTGCAGTTCGTGACCGGGGCCGATGTCACCGGCGAGCTGCCGCAGAATTTGAACTGGGCGGCGCTGGCGGATCCCGAAGCGACCACCGTGGTCTATATGGGCCGGCGCACCTTTCCGGCGCTTGTCGCAAAATTGATCGAGCACGGCCTCGCGCCGGATACCCCGGCGCTGTTCGCCGAATCCCTCGGTCGTCCCGACGAGCGGCTGGTCCGCACCACCATTGCCGAGCTGGCCGAACAGCTTGCGCGGGGCGGCGCCGCCTCGACGGCTGCCGTGATCCTGTTCGGCGCGCTGGCGGGCGATTATCCGTCATGACCGTCCCGGCCGCCCTTCGCCCCTTGACGCCCGGCTGGCGAAAGGGGCACACAGGAGACGCATGGTGCTCGGGGTGGTGCAAGCCGCCAGAGCATAATCGGGAATGGGGGTGGGCGGACAGTTGCGCCGCCCAAAACCCCAGCCGCCCCCGCGACTGTAAGCGGTGAGGGACTCCGATCAGCCACTGGGCCGCAAGGCCCGGGAAGGCCGGAGAACCCCAGTGAACCGCGAGCCAGGAGACCGGCCGTGCATGTTTTGTGGCCAAGGCCGTCGGGTGTGACGGCAGGAAGGAACTGAACCATGCATATCGAACCCGGAGTTGTATCGGGCGCCAAGCTCGTGTTGAGTTACGCAACCGGCATCGCCGTCGGCGGCGTTGCGCTGAAGCTCGCGGTCGAGACCGTGCGCGAGCAGGGCATCACGTCGTTCGCGGCGCGGACGCTCGCCACCACGGGCCTCGTGTTCGTCTTCTTCGAGATCCTGCCGCACTTCCCGGTCGGCGTCTCCGAGGTGCACTTCATCCTTGGCTCGACCCTGTTCCTGCTGTTTGGGGCGGCGCCCGCGGCCTTCGGCCTTGCGTTCGGACTGTTGTTCCAGGGCATCTTCTTCGAGCCGCCCGATCTGCCGCAATTCGGCATGAACGTCACCACGCTGCTGGTGCCGCTGTTCGGGATCCAGGCGATCGCCGCGCGGATCATTGCCCGCAACGCCGCCTATGTCGATCTCAGGTATCGGCAGGCGCTGGCGCTGTCGACCACGTATCAGGCCGGCGTCATCGCCTGGGTTGCGTTCTGGGCGCTCTATGGCTCGGGCTTCGGTGCGACCAACCTCGTCAACATCGCGACCTTCGCGGCCTCCTACGCGCTCGTCATAGTGATCGAGCCGCTGGCCGACCTCGGTGTGCTGGCACTGGCAAAATCGCTGCGTGGCGTCACCGCGCCCGGTCTCGTCACGCCGCGCCTGCACAACGCGGCTTAAGAGACAAAGGGGCGGCCGTCATGGCCGCCCCTGAACGCGCGATGCTCACGCTCTCCCTGATAGGCATCGGTTGCGGCGATCCCGAGCAGCTCACGCGCGCCGCCGTTCAAGCCATCAACGCGGCCGATCTCATCCTGATCCCGCGCAAGGGGACGGCGAAGTCCGATCTCGCAGATCTCAGGCGGACGATCTGCGCGGATGTGCTCACCAATCAAACGACGCGCATTGCCGAGTTCGATCTTCCCGTGCGCGATGCCGGTGAAGCGGATTATCACAAGGGCGTGGACGATTGGCACGAGGCCGTGGCCGCGGCCTGGTCGCAGACGATCGCCAGCCATCTCGGTGATGATGGCAAAGTCGCGCTGCTGATCTGGGGCGATCCCTCACTGTATGATTCGTCGCTGCGCATTGCGCGGCGGCTCGATCCCTTGCCTGATATCGACGTCGTGCCCGGCATCACTTCGATCCAGGCGCTGTGCGCGGCGCATGCGCTGCCGCTCAACGACATCGGCGAGCCCTTCCTCGTCACGACGGGGCGCCGCTTGCGCGAGGGTGGCTGGCCGCAGGGCGTCGATACCGTGGTGGTGATGCTCGACGGCGGCACGGCGTTCCAGTCGCTCGATCCTGCGGGGCTGCACATCTGGTGGGGCGCCTATCTCGGCATGCCCGATCAGATCGTCATGTCGGGCGTTCTGGCCGAGATCGCCCCGCACATCGTCGCCGCGCGACAGGATGCGCGCGAACGGCATGGCTGGATCATGGACAGCTACATTCTCAAGCGCCGGCCGTAAGCGAGGCAGCATGCTCCCTGAATGGGTCACCCGGAAATGCCCCGATGTCTCCGCTGTCCACCGCGAGGCGGCGCTCGCGCGTCAGGCGCAACTCACAAAACCGGCCGGCGCGCTCGGCCGGCTGGAGCAGCTTGCGGTCGAGCTTGCGGGCCTGCAGGCGACCGAGCAGCCGCGCGCCGCGCGAGTGCCGATCATCGTCTTCGCCGGCGATCACGGCATCGTCGCGCAGGGCGTGTCGGCCTATCCGCAAGGAGTGACCATCGCGATGATGGCGAATTTTGCCTCGGGCGGTGCCGCGATCTCGGTGCTGGCGCGTGAGCTTGGCTCAAACCTTGAGGTCGTCGACGCCGGTACGCTGGCGCAGGAGGAGATGGCAGGAATCGTCACTGACAAGCCGCGCAGCGGCACGCGCGACTTCAGCGTGGAAGCAGCGCTCCCCCCCACGGAGCTGGCATTCGCCTTCGAAGCCGGTCAGCGCGCAGTCGCGCGCGCAGAAGCCAGCAGGCCCGATCTCCTGATCTTCGGCGAGATGGGCATCGGCAATACCACGACGTCGGCGGCGATTGCGGCGAGCCTGCTCGGCATCAGTGCCGAGGAGATCGCGGGCTGCGGTACCGGCGTCGACGCGGCCGGCCGCGCGCACAAGGCGCGCGTGATCGACGCTGCGATCGCGCGTTACGGCGTTGCGGGCGCTTCGCCGGAACAAATTCTGTGCGCGGTCGGCGGCCTCGAGATCGCGGCGATTTGCGGCGCCATCATTGCTGCTGCGCAAGCCCGCATTCCCGTGTTGATCGATGGCTTCATCGTATCCGTGGCAGCGCTGGCGGCGGTGCGGCTGAACCCGTCGTGCCAGCCATTCCTGCTGCCGTCGCATCAATCGGCGGAGCAGGGACATCGGCTGGTGCTGCGTGCGCTGAACGTGCAGCCGTTGATCAGCCTCGATCTCAGGCTCGGCGAAGGATCGGGGGCGGCCATCGCGCTGCCGCTGGTGCGGCTCGCGTGCAGCCTTCACAACGGCATGGCGACCTTCGCGCAGGCCAACGTGCCGGATCGCCCGGCCTGATCCAGCTCAAGCCGCGCGCTGATTGACCGCGACGACGCGCCAGCCGGTGGCGAGCCGGTCGATCCGGGTCAGTGACAACGGATCGATCACGAAGCGCAGGGCCGCTTGTGGTGTCAGATCCAGCGCAATGCAGAGCGCGGCGCGGATGGTGCCGGAGTGAACGACGAGCGTTGCCGAGCCGGCGCCGATTTGCGCGAGACCCAGCCGGACGCGCGCGACCTGATCCTCAAAACTTTCGCCGCCCGGCGGCCGACCGTGCGCCGGATCGCTCCAGAACTGCGCATAGGTCTCCCCGCCGGTCGCAGCGAGTTCGTCATGCCGCCGGCCGGTCCAGTCGCCAAAATCCTGCTCGCCAAATTCGGGCACCAACGCGGGTTCGAGTCCCAGCGCGCGCGCCGTCTCAACCGTACGTCGCGCCGGGCTCACCAAGCTCGCAGCATCTGGCGGAAGCCTCTGCCGCAACGCCTCCAGTTGCACGCGATCGCCGAGATCGGCGGGCGCGTCGGCCGCGTGGATCGTCCCTTTGACGCCGTCGACGGGCGCATGCCGTATCAGCCAGAGGAAGGTCTCGCCTTCCATGCCTATCTCCAAGGAAGTTGGTCGCTGTGGTAATAACGTCGCAGCGGCACATTGACTCTGTCTTGTCGGTAATCCTAGATGGCTTTGACGGTTTCCCCGAGTGGGGATGAAAAGGGAATGCGGTGCGGGGATTTTGTCCCCAATGCCGCGGCTGCCCCCGCAACTGTAAGCGGCGAATCTTGCGTCACGAGCCACTG includes the following:
- the cobF gene encoding precorrin-6A synthase (deacetylating) — encoded protein: MLTLSLIGIGCGDPEQLTRAAVQAINAADLILIPRKGTAKSDLADLRRTICADVLTNQTTRIAEFDLPVRDAGEADYHKGVDDWHEAVAAAWSQTIASHLGDDGKVALLIWGDPSLYDSSLRIARRLDPLPDIDVVPGITSIQALCAAHALPLNDIGEPFLVTTGRRLREGGWPQGVDTVVVMLDGGTAFQSLDPAGLHIWWGAYLGMPDQIVMSGVLAEIAPHIVAARQDARERHGWIMDSYILKRRP
- the cobA gene encoding uroporphyrinogen-III C-methyltransferase; the encoded protein is MSGFVTFISAGPGDPELLTLKGAARLRDADVVLYDDLASGAILDLARPGANLVAVGKRAGRPSTKQHHVNRLLIDYAAAGVRVVRLKSGDAGIFGRLEEELEALREAGIGYEIIPGITSACVAAAQAGIPLTRRHTSRRVQFVTGADVTGELPQNLNWAALADPEATTVVYMGRRTFPALVAKLIEHGLAPDTPALFAESLGRPDERLVRTTIAELAEQLARGGAASTAAVILFGALAGDYPS
- a CDS encoding cobyrinate a,c-diamide synthase, with the translated sequence MPAGLVISAPASGVGKTTLTLALARAWRNGGLNVQCFKSGPDYIDPAFHAAATGRASVNVDSWAMDRGTIAHLVGRGTNADVVLAEGSMGLFDGVAARGVSGTGATADIAEMLGWPVLLVIDPSGQAQTAAAIAAGLRDYRAGVRLAGVVLNRVASPRHEDLVRRALNDAGIAVFGALPRHAEISLPKRHLGLVQAEEQAEIGKLIDEAARFVAEHVDLDAVLRSAASWSPQPAVNGMNVTPPGQRIALARDAAFSFIYPHMLEAWRAAGAEISTFSPLADEAPDASADVCWLPGGYPELHAGKIAANARFRSGLRAFADTRPVHGECGGYMVLGTALTDADGIRHEMTGLLGLETSFAKRRMHLGYRLAALAAPMPGHQVGARLRGHEFHYSTIIAQPDTPLAVVHDATGAVIAETGSRRGQATGTFFHLIAEDR
- a CDS encoding histidine phosphatase family protein; translation: MEGETFLWLIRHAPVDGVKGTIHAADAPADLGDRVQLEALRQRLPPDAASLVSPARRTVETARALGLEPALVPEFGEQDFGDWTGRRHDELAATGGETYAQFWSDPAHGRPPGGESFEDQVARVRLGLAQIGAGSATLVVHSGTIRAALCIALDLTPQAALRFVIDPLSLTRIDRLATGWRVVAVNQRAA
- the cobT gene encoding nicotinate-nucleotide--dimethylbenzimidazole phosphoribosyltransferase, which gives rise to MLPEWVTRKCPDVSAVHREAALARQAQLTKPAGALGRLEQLAVELAGLQATEQPRAARVPIIVFAGDHGIVAQGVSAYPQGVTIAMMANFASGGAAISVLARELGSNLEVVDAGTLAQEEMAGIVTDKPRSGTRDFSVEAALPPTELAFAFEAGQRAVARAEASRPDLLIFGEMGIGNTTTSAAIAASLLGISAEEIAGCGTGVDAAGRAHKARVIDAAIARYGVAGASPEQILCAVGGLEIAAICGAIIAAAQARIPVLIDGFIVSVAALAAVRLNPSCQPFLLPSHQSAEQGHRLVLRALNVQPLISLDLRLGEGSGAAIALPLVRLACSLHNGMATFAQANVPDRPA
- a CDS encoding energy-coupling factor ABC transporter permease, with protein sequence MHIEPGVVSGAKLVLSYATGIAVGGVALKLAVETVREQGITSFAARTLATTGLVFVFFEILPHFPVGVSEVHFILGSTLFLLFGAAPAAFGLAFGLLFQGIFFEPPDLPQFGMNVTTLLVPLFGIQAIAARIIARNAAYVDLRYRQALALSTTYQAGVIAWVAFWALYGSGFGATNLVNIATFAASYALVIVIEPLADLGVLALAKSLRGVTAPGLVTPRLHNAA